Genomic DNA from Lutibacter sp. A80:
AAAACTATATTGAAAAAAATTAATAGTAATATATTTCTAAACAATCCATTTTTCATAATTAGTATAAAGGGGTTTGTTGATTACCAATGTTTTATAACGAAAATAATTTTAATAAATTGTATCTATTAAAGGGGCTAATTATTTTGTTATCAACATTATAACCTAAATTATTGCTTGTTTACTTGCTTTATTGCATCAGTAAAGTCTTCTAAGTTATTATTTTTTAAGATTAAGTGTATAGCTTCATCTGCAATTTTTTCAGTATTTTTTATTGGAAAACCTAAACCAACACATATTTTTATTAAAACACTTGCTTCTTCCTTAGATACAGAACCATCAGCATAAATCATTTTTGCTAAATCATATAAATGTTCAATTCTATCATCATAATTATGAAGTCCTTTTACTGAATATTTATCAGGATTTTTAATAATATTATTATACATCTCTTCTGAGATAATAAATTTATCAGCTAATTTTTTAAGTAATTTTTCTTCTCCTTCTGTAATAACATTATCTGCTAATGCTAATTTTACTATACTCGAGAAATGACCTATTCTTCGCTCCTGATCACCACTAAATTTGTAATTTAAAACAGACATATACAATATTTTTTAAACGCAAATATAAATAAACCAATAAAACAATCGTAATTAATAAAATAAATATATAATTAATATTTAAATTAAGTTTAATTTCTTAATTAAATATTTAATTATGTAACTATTGGTATTGGAAAAATTAGTATTCTTTTTTTGATTTTCTATAAAATGCTACCTTTGGCCAAAATTTGTAATAATTGAGCGCCCAAAATATTATAAAAAACTACGAACAAATTGTAGAAGATAAACAATTAGTTTCGTTACTTTTAAAGGAAAAACAACAAATTCAAATCTCGAATTTGGTTGGATCATCATTGTCTTTTATTATTTCAGAAAGCTTTAAAAAAACAGCTAAACAATTCTTATTAATTTTTAATGATAAAGAAGAAGCTGCTTACTATTTAAACGATTTAGAACAACTTTTAAATGATAAAGATGTACTTTTTTATCCTGGTTCATACCGTAGACCTTATCAAATTGAAGAAGTTGATAATGCAAATGTTTTACTGCGTTCTGAAGTTTTAAACCGCCTAAACTCTAGAAAAAAACCAGCTTTAATTGTTACCTATCCAGACGCCTTATTTGAGCAAGTTGTAACCAAAGCCGAATTAAACAGAAACACCCTTAAAATTGGTGTAAACGACAATTTAAGTCTAGATTTTGTAAATGAAGTATTGTTTGAATATCATTTCAACAAAGTAGATTTTGTTACCGAACCTGGAGAATTTTCGGTACGTGGTGGTATTATTGATGTATTTTCATTTTCAAATGATCAGCCGTATAGAATTGAATTTTTTGGGGATGAAGTAGATAGTATTCGTACGTTTGATATTGAAACCCAACTTTCTACCGAAAAGCTAACAAAAGTTAGCATAATGCCAAATGTTGAAAATAAAACTTTAGACGAAAAACGCGATAGTTTTTTAAAGTATATTTCTCCTAAAACTGTTGTTTTTACTAAAAACACAACTTTTGTCACTGATAGATTAACTAAGCTTTTTTCAAAAGCTGAGGAAGCTTTTAAACAATTATCAACAGCAATAAGTCACTCCAAACCAAACGAACTTTTTTGTAACGGAACTCTTATAAATCAACAATTACAAGATTTTACAACAGTAGAAATTATAAACTCTTTTAAAACGGGAGTTACCTCTAAAACACAACAAAAAATACTTAAAAACAATGAAAATAGTGTTGTAGTATTTAACACAAAACCTCAACCTGCATTTAACAAACAATTTGATTTGTTAATAGAAGATTTTCATAAAAATTCTGAAAATGGTTTTACAAATTACCTCTTCTGCGATTCGCAAAAACAAGCAGAACGTTTTCACGATATTTTTAAAGATCAAGACACAGAAATTGAATACAAAACCATTGTTTTTCCATTATATCAAGGTTTTATTGATGTTGACAATAGGTTGGCTTGCTATACCGATCATCAGATTTTTGAACGTTACCATAAATTTAGATTAAAAAATGGCTACGCTAAAAAACAATCTATAAGTTTAAAAGAATTAACAAACCTAGAAATTGGAGATTTTGTTACGCATATAGATCACGGAATTGGAAAATTTGGTGGACTGCAAAAGATAGATGTTGAAGGAAAAAAACAAGAAGCTATTAAACTTATTTATGGCGAACGTGATATTTTATACATTAGCATTCACTCGCTTCATAAAATTTCAAAATATAACGGTAAAGATGGTAAAGCGCCTAAATTACATAAATTAGGCTCTAAAGTTTGGAAAAACCTTAAACAAAAAACAAAATCCCGTATCCGTCATGTTGCCTATAATTTAATTGAATTGTATGCAAAACGAAAATTTAAAAAAGGTTTTCAATACAGTCCAGATAGCTATTTACAACACGAATTAGAAGCTAGTTTTTTATACGAAGATACTCCCGATCAATCCACGTCTACACAAGATGTAAAAAATGATATGGAAAGCGAACAACCAATGGATAGATTGGTATGTGGAGATGTAGGATTTGGAAAAACTGAAATTGCAATAAGAGCTGCTTTTAAGGCTGTAGACAACGGAAAACAAGTCGCTATTTTAGTACCAACAACTATTTTAGCTTTTCAACATTTTAAAACTTTTAGCGAACGTTTAAAAGACTTTCCGGTAACTGTAGATTATTTAAACCGTTTTAGAACTGCAAAACAACGAAAAGGCGTATTAGAAGGCTTAGAAAAAGGCTCGGTTGATATTGTTATTGGTACGCATCAGCTTACAAATACCTCTATAAAATATAAAGATTTAGGACTTTTAATTGTTGATGAAGAGCAAAAATTTGGTGTTGCCGTAAAAGACAAACTAAAAACTATTAAAGAAAACATTGATACTTTAACACTTACAGCCACACCTATTCCAAGAACCTTGCAATTTAGCTTAATGGCTGCACGTGATTTATCGGTTATAAGCACACCACCACCAAACCGAGTTCCAATTGAAAGCAATGTAATCCGTTTAAATGAAGAAATTATTCGTGATGCTATTAGGTATGAAATTCAACGTGGTGGGCAAGTTTATTTTATTCATAATAGAATTGAAAATATTAAAGAAGTTGCTGGTCTATTACAACGCTTAATTCCAGATGCAAAAATTGGTATTGGGCACGGACAAATGGAAGGTAAAAAGTTAGAACAATTAATGCTTTCTTTTATAAATAATGAGTTTGACGTACTAGTTTCTACTACTATTATAGAAAGTGGTTTAGATGTTCCAAATGCAAACACTATTTTTATTAATAATGCTAATAATTTTGGTCTTTCAGATTTACATCAAATGCGCGGTAGAGTTGGACGTTCAAACAAAAAGGCATTTTGCTATTTTATTACACCATCTTACCATATGATGACAGATGATGCCAGAAAACGTATTGAAGCAATTTCAATGTTTACCGATTTAGGAAGTGGAATTAACATCGCTATGAAAGATTTAGAAATACGTGGCGCTGGAGATTTATTAGGCGGTGAACAAAGCGGTTTTATTAATGATATTGGTTTTGATACTTATCAAAAAATACTAACTGAAACTATTGAAGAATTAAAAGAAAACGAATTTAAAGATTTATACAAAGACGATCTTGATAAACCAAAAGAATATGTAAAAGAAATTCAAATTGATACCGATTTTGAGATTCTATTCCCTGATGATTATATCAATGTAATATCAGAAAGATTAAGCTTATATAATAAATTAGGCGAGCTTAAAACCGAAGAAGAGTTACAACAATTTGAAGTGCAATTAATAGATAGATTTGGCGAACTTCCAACACAAGTGGTAGATTTATTAAATAGCGTTCGTATAAAATGGATTGCCAAAAAATTAGGTATAGAACGTTTAATTTTGAAGAAAAATAGAATGTTGTGTTATTTTATTTCCGACCAACAAAGTTCTTATTACCAAACACCAACTTTTACAAGCGTGTTACAATATTTACAAAAAAACCCTACAACCTGTGTAATGAAAGAAAAAGAAACCAAAGCAGGTTTACGATTATTACTTACTTTTATAAAAATTACATCTATTAAAAAAGCTTTAGAAACACTTCAAAAAATTTAAATGAAAAAGCAGCAATTAAAAAATATATTCGATCTTAATATTGCTGTTATTTTAATGAGTACTTCTGGCGTATTAGGAAAATCCATTTTATTTCCACCAGAAATAACAATTTGGTGGAGATGCCTTTTTGCCGCTTTTATTATTGGATTATTTTGTTGGTATAAAAAATATAATTTAAAAATAAAAAGTAAAAAAGACGCTGTTTCATTACTTTTAAGTGGTTTTTTATTAGGAGGCCATTGGGTTACTTATTTTTATGCTTTACACCTATCTAACGTAGCAATTGGTATGCTTTCTTTATTCACATATCCAATAATAACTACACTGCTAGAACCTCTTTTTTTTAAAATAAAATTAAGTAAATATCAATTATTACTAGGAGTAATGATAGTAATTGGCATCTATTTTTTAACTCCCGAAATGAATTTTGAAAACAACAATACTAAAGGTGTTTTAATGGGCATTCTATCTGCATTTTTTTATGCACTTAGAAATATTATTACCAAAAAAAATGTACATCATTACAATGCATCTATAGTAATGCTGTATCAATTAATTGTAGTTGTTTTAATTTTATGGCCTTTTAGCATTACTTACAATTATGTAGATACTTCAAACTGGATTAAGATTGCTTCTCTAGCATTAATTACAACCGCATTAGGACATACTTTATTTGTAAATAGTTTTAAAAATTTTACTATTAGTACCGCAAGTATTATGGGAAGTATGAGTCCTATTTATGGCATTATTTTAGGAGTTATTTTCTTATCTGAAATTCCTTCAACAACCACATTATTTGGTGGCGCACTTATATTGGCTACCGTTTTTATAGAAAGCATTAAATCAACCAAAAAGTAAGTTTTAAACTACAGCAATAACTTATTTAAAATAGCAGTAACTTTGCGTATCATAAATCATTTAATATTTTGGAATCAAAACTATATTTAGTACCAACACCTATTGGAAATTTAGAAGATATCACTTTTAGAGCTGTAAAAGTTTTAAAAGAAGTAGATTTAATTTTAGCTGAAGATACACGTACCAGCGGAAAATTATTAAAACATTTTGAAATTTCTACGCATATGCACAGTCACCATATGCATAACGAGCATAAAACAGTAGATAACATAGTAAAACGTATTAAAAGTGGAGAAGCAATCGCTTTAATTTCTGATGCAGGTACTCCAGCAATTTCAGATCCAGGGTTTTTATTAACACGTGCTTGTATAGAAAACGATATTGAAATTGAATGTTTACCAGGTGCAACAGCTTTTGTTCCTGCATTGGTAAATAGCGGTTTACCAAACGATAAATTCGTTTTTGAAGGCTTTTTACCTGTAAAAAAAGGACGACAAACACGTTTAACTTTTTTAACAGAAGAAACTCGAACTATTATTTTTTATGAATCTCCTCATAAATTAGTAAAAACACTTACTAATTTTGTCGAATATTTTGGAGCAGACCGTCCAGTTTCTGTTTCTCGAGAACTCACTAAATTATACGAAGAAACAGTTAGAGGAACCGTTGCAGAAGTGCTTGAACATTTTACAAAAACTGCTCCAAAAGGTGAATTTGTTATTGTTTTAGGAGGAAAAAATACTAAGTGATTTTGTTAAAATAAACTCTTTAACAAATGAAAGAACTCGATAGTTTTTATTTAAATAAAGTAGAACCAAATAAAAGTTGTTTACTTGCATTACGTGCTATTATTTTAAATACTGATAAACATATTTCTGAAGTTAAAAAGTATGGAATGCCTTGTTTTTGTTATAAACAAAAGATGTTCTGTTACCTTTGGACAGATAAAAAAACATTAGAACCTTATATTTTATTTGTTGAAGGAAAACACTTAAATCATCCAAAATTAGAAGCTGGAACACGCTCTAGAATGAAAATATTTAAAATTAATCCAACTGAAGATCTTCCAATAAATACTATTCATTTACTGTTAAATAAAGCATTAAATTTATACAAAAATGGTACAATTATAATTTAGTTTTCTTCAATATTAATCTTGTTTAAATAGAGTTTTAAAACAGGACATTTGAAAATTACACTAAACTTATTCTTTTAGAGTAATATAAGACAAGGTATAAGGCTTACTGTGTTTTGTGTTTTTCATTCCTTTAGCAACCATTAAATCAAAATTCGAAATAATTAATTTATCTCCGTAAACAATTAAATCTGCTGGTTGATCTAATGCCCCATTTTCACCATCATTATCAGGATATTGAGCAAGAATTGTTACTTTTTTATTGGTATCAACCTTAAATATTTGGTTTTGTGCAAAACCTGCTACATATAAATTCCCTTTTGAATCAATATTAATTCCATCAGGAGCAGCAGTTATAGGCAATTTTACATAAACCTCATCGTTACTTACTTCACCTTCGGGTGTTAATGTTAGTTTGTAGATAGTTGCATCACCCAAATTTCCAACCAATAAATTACCTTCTTTATTAAAAACCAAACCATCTAAACCTACTTGTCTATTTGGGTTTTGCGTTATAGAAGTGTAAATTAAATTTTTATCTGAATTATCATTATTAATTGTAATATTTCTATCTGAAATTTTAAAGCGATACACAGCACCAACAACTTTATCTTTTTTAAGTTTTGGTAAATTTGTTTGAGTAACATAAACAGCTCCATTGTAATATCTAATTCCGTTTATTGAATTAAATCCTGAAGCAATAATTTCAGTACTAATTAGCGTGGTTTCATTAAAAGTCATTCTTAAAAGTCGCCCTCTATTACCTTGATTGTCACAAACATAAAGCACACCTTTATCGTCATAAGCAATTCCCATTGGTTTAGATATTCCTGTTTCTTGTAAAACAGGTACATATACTAATTTTGAAACTTCCCCTTCTTTTGTAATACGCATTAAAACTCCAGGTTTAGACCTGTCTGCATAATTTGGACAAGAGAGTGTTAAACTTCCGTCAGGGGCAATATCAAACGCATCAGGAGTTGGGCAATAATCTGGTAATTCAACAAATAATTTTGCCGATAATATATCTGTTTCTTCAACTTGAGCAAACGAGTTAAAAGAAATAAATATGAAACAATAAAAAAGTAAAAAGTGGTTTTTGAAGAAATTCATAATGATTTTTAGTTATTAGTTGTCTCAAAAATAGAAAACCTATAACTATAAAAATCTCTTACTATTAACTTAAAACAACTAAATTTTACCCCTTTGTCTTAAT
This window encodes:
- a CDS encoding DMT family transporter yields the protein MKKQQLKNIFDLNIAVILMSTSGVLGKSILFPPEITIWWRCLFAAFIIGLFCWYKKYNLKIKSKKDAVSLLLSGFLLGGHWVTYFYALHLSNVAIGMLSLFTYPIITTLLEPLFFKIKLSKYQLLLGVMIVIGIYFLTPEMNFENNNTKGVLMGILSAFFYALRNIITKKNVHHYNASIVMLYQLIVVVLILWPFSITYNYVDTSNWIKIASLALITTALGHTLFVNSFKNFTISTASIMGSMSPIYGIILGVIFLSEIPSTTTLFGGALILATVFIESIKSTKK
- a CDS encoding SMP-30/gluconolactonase/LRE family protein; the encoded protein is MNFFKNHFLLFYCFIFISFNSFAQVEETDILSAKLFVELPDYCPTPDAFDIAPDGSLTLSCPNYADRSKPGVLMRITKEGEVSKLVYVPVLQETGISKPMGIAYDDKGVLYVCDNQGNRGRLLRMTFNETTLISTEIIASGFNSINGIRYYNGAVYVTQTNLPKLKKDKVVGAVYRFKISDRNITINNDNSDKNLIYTSITQNPNRQVGLDGLVFNKEGNLLVGNLGDATIYKLTLTPEGEVSNDEVYVKLPITAAPDGINIDSKGNLYVAGFAQNQIFKVDTNKKVTILAQYPDNDGENGALDQPADLIVYGDKLIISNFDLMVAKGMKNTKHSKPYTLSYITLKE
- the mfd gene encoding transcription-repair coupling factor, whose product is MSAQNIIKNYEQIVEDKQLVSLLLKEKQQIQISNLVGSSLSFIISESFKKTAKQFLLIFNDKEEAAYYLNDLEQLLNDKDVLFYPGSYRRPYQIEEVDNANVLLRSEVLNRLNSRKKPALIVTYPDALFEQVVTKAELNRNTLKIGVNDNLSLDFVNEVLFEYHFNKVDFVTEPGEFSVRGGIIDVFSFSNDQPYRIEFFGDEVDSIRTFDIETQLSTEKLTKVSIMPNVENKTLDEKRDSFLKYISPKTVVFTKNTTFVTDRLTKLFSKAEEAFKQLSTAISHSKPNELFCNGTLINQQLQDFTTVEIINSFKTGVTSKTQQKILKNNENSVVVFNTKPQPAFNKQFDLLIEDFHKNSENGFTNYLFCDSQKQAERFHDIFKDQDTEIEYKTIVFPLYQGFIDVDNRLACYTDHQIFERYHKFRLKNGYAKKQSISLKELTNLEIGDFVTHIDHGIGKFGGLQKIDVEGKKQEAIKLIYGERDILYISIHSLHKISKYNGKDGKAPKLHKLGSKVWKNLKQKTKSRIRHVAYNLIELYAKRKFKKGFQYSPDSYLQHELEASFLYEDTPDQSTSTQDVKNDMESEQPMDRLVCGDVGFGKTEIAIRAAFKAVDNGKQVAILVPTTILAFQHFKTFSERLKDFPVTVDYLNRFRTAKQRKGVLEGLEKGSVDIVIGTHQLTNTSIKYKDLGLLIVDEEQKFGVAVKDKLKTIKENIDTLTLTATPIPRTLQFSLMAARDLSVISTPPPNRVPIESNVIRLNEEIIRDAIRYEIQRGGQVYFIHNRIENIKEVAGLLQRLIPDAKIGIGHGQMEGKKLEQLMLSFINNEFDVLVSTTIIESGLDVPNANTIFINNANNFGLSDLHQMRGRVGRSNKKAFCYFITPSYHMMTDDARKRIEAISMFTDLGSGINIAMKDLEIRGAGDLLGGEQSGFINDIGFDTYQKILTETIEELKENEFKDLYKDDLDKPKEYVKEIQIDTDFEILFPDDYINVISERLSLYNKLGELKTEEELQQFEVQLIDRFGELPTQVVDLLNSVRIKWIAKKLGIERLILKKNRMLCYFISDQQSSYYQTPTFTSVLQYLQKNPTTCVMKEKETKAGLRLLLTFIKITSIKKALETLQKI
- a CDS encoding TerB family tellurite resistance protein, with the protein product MSVLNYKFSGDQERRIGHFSSIVKLALADNVITEGEEKLLKKLADKFIISEEMYNNIIKNPDKYSVKGLHNYDDRIEHLYDLAKMIYADGSVSKEEASVLIKICVGLGFPIKNTEKIADEAIHLILKNNNLEDFTDAIKQVNKQ
- the rsmI gene encoding 16S rRNA (cytidine(1402)-2'-O)-methyltransferase, producing the protein MESKLYLVPTPIGNLEDITFRAVKVLKEVDLILAEDTRTSGKLLKHFEISTHMHSHHMHNEHKTVDNIVKRIKSGEAIALISDAGTPAISDPGFLLTRACIENDIEIECLPGATAFVPALVNSGLPNDKFVFEGFLPVKKGRQTRLTFLTEETRTIIFYESPHKLVKTLTNFVEYFGADRPVSVSRELTKLYEETVRGTVAEVLEHFTKTAPKGEFVIVLGGKNTK
- a CDS encoding DUF1801 domain-containing protein, yielding MKELDSFYLNKVEPNKSCLLALRAIILNTDKHISEVKKYGMPCFCYKQKMFCYLWTDKKTLEPYILFVEGKHLNHPKLEAGTRSRMKIFKINPTEDLPINTIHLLLNKALNLYKNGTIII